In Trichoderma atroviride chromosome 2, complete sequence, one DNA window encodes the following:
- a CDS encoding uncharacterized protein (EggNog:ENOG41), whose protein sequence is MSEYFASGSTSGYTAPRNLKRCKSMRSDEEINAQGPLEVTGSIESGRGVNLQGDISVRGNIDAYGTITAKGTISCQGQIKAYGNILLDGYLACRDKMIGYGKLRIEGTLEGDELEIWGNLIVIGFLKCRRLVLYGSLTLIGPDSTYLVQESEEIAGAKLMRDSEADWDW, encoded by the exons ATGTCTGAGTACTTTGCCTCTGGGTCGACGTCAGGATACACGGCGCCCAGAAACCTAAAGAGATGCAAAAGTATGAGGAGTGATGAAGAAATCAATGCACAAGGCCCGCTCGAGGTGACTGGCTCAATAGAGTCAGGACGCGGCGTCAACCTCCAGGGAGACATCTCCGTCAGAGGAAATATCGATGCCTACGGCACCATCACCGCAAAGGGGACAATTAGCTGCCA GGGGCAAATCAAGGCATACGGCAATATCTTGCTAGACGGTTACCTAGCCTGCCG TGATAAGATGATCGGATATGGAAAGCTGAGGATCGAGGGCACCCTGGAAGGGGACGAACTCGAGATCTGGGGGAACTTGATCGTCATTGGCTTCCT AAAATGCAGACGCCTGGTTCTGTACGGCTCACTGACTCTCATTGGGCCAGATTCCACCTATCTGGTACAGGAATCTGAAGAAATTGCGGGGGCCAAGCTGATGCGGGACTCGGAAGCAGATTGGGATTGGTGA
- a CDS encoding uncharacterized protein (EggNog:ENOG41~TransMembrane:8 (i84-106o126-143i155-171o177-198i219-241o261-282i330-351o357-377i)), whose amino-acid sequence MPTLRRAHKGEAVRAALGNESAEDVIDNTATPEKPRDGKAVAKTTPKRRGGADEVDDVVATTPAKNGEGEVPSKAARSARIPSLVVFPFVAGISFITASLGYSVVAELTNGELATVSRSQETPEEIYILAGWRVFELALSWFGGLDGLDVAMMDFLSHGPAIYLLFAFYNLSPQTAIAALAVDVVSASVPFSLLRPFSAVHKPSSKLPNRELIGFPQQLLTTGLSTSIYTVILVLSLRFLLPKIFVLHFAGIRSIESAYAASYATVLPVTLLFGAAASTFIFPPFATAGKTKEDERVTNFDPVEASLGETVWWNFWGYTTKAKVAILRTAVTLLVTGVNTYLSCAMTIPGVEQTGAAAYAAVWVFAALCTGLGLGFVGRD is encoded by the exons ATGCCGACATTACGGCGAGCGCATAAAGGCGAGGCTGTGCGGGCAGCGCTTGGAAACGAGAGCGCGGAAGACGTGATTGATAATACGGCCACACCGGAGAAGCCAAGGGACGGCAAGGCTGTCGCAAAGACAACACCGAAGCGTCGCGGTGGCGCTGATGAGGTCGATGATGTCGTCGCCACCACTCCCGCAAAGaatggagagggagaggtgCCCTCAAAGGCGGCGCGGTCGGCTAGGATCCCCTCGTTGGTGGTGTTCCCGTTCGTGGCGggcatcagcttcatcaCGGCGAGTCTCGGATACAGCGTGGTGGCTGAATTGACAAACGGGGAGTTGGCGACGGTGAGCCGAAGCCAGGAGACGCCAGAGGAGATTTATATTCTTGCTGGCTGGAGGGT GTTTGAGCTTGCCCTGAGCTGGTTCGGCGGACTGGACGGCTTGGATGTTGCGATGATGGATTTCTTGTCCCATGGACCGGCG ATCTACCTCCTGTTCGCATTTTACAACCTCAGTCCACAAaccgccattgctgccctCGCTGTGGACGTCGTCTCTGCGTCGgtccccttttctcttttgcgaCCTTTTTCGGCAGTCCACAAGCCATCTTCGAAGCTGCCTAACCGCGAGCTCATCGGATTCCCTCAGCAGCTGCTTACCACGGGCCTCTCAACGAGCATATACACCGTCATCTTAGTTCTGTCGCTGCGATTCCTGCTGCCTAAGATCTTTGTCCTGCACTTTGCAGGCATCCGCAGCATTGAATCTGCATACGCGGCGTCTTACGCTACTGTGCTGCCCGTGACACTGCTCTTCGGCGCCGCTGCAAGCACCTTCATTTTCCCGCCGTTTGCCACAGCTggcaagacaaaggaagaCGAGCGCGTCACCAACTTTGACCCCGTAGAGGCCAGTCTTGGAGAGACTGTGTGGTGGAACTTCTGGGGCTATAcgaccaaggccaaggttGCCATTCTACGCACAGCGGTGACTCTATTGGTCACGGGAGTCAACACGTATCTCTCTTGCGCCATGACCATTCCTGGCGTTGAGCAGACCGGGGCTGCTGCATATGCCGCGGTGTGGGTGTTTGCAGCTCTATGCACCGGCCTTGGACTGGGATTCGTGGGACGCGATTAG